CCACCGCGTCGATGGGGTAGCTACCCGACGCCGGCGGAGCTGATAGATCCGCCTCGTCCCACACGTGGTCAGCCATAGACTTCACATACTCGGCGTCGAGATCCGTCTCGAGCTTCAGCACCCTCTCGGCCGTCTTCGACATGGAGAGATGAACCTCCACACCCGACTTCTTCAACAACTCCAGCACCTTGACGCCGTAGATCACGCCAGAGGCCCCGGTGATGCCTAGGAAAACCCTCATCCTATATGTATATGTAGACGTCGTTGTCTATGAGGACCCCGTCCTCCACCTCCCTGCCGCCGTGTAGCAGGTAGATAGGCTTCTTCTCCACTTTGACAGGCGGCCGCTCAACCGGCGGCAACGCCGCGGCTCTCTTCAAGACGTCAGCCACGTGGCGGGCGAGGAGGCCGAATTCCCGGGGCTCCGGCGGGATTTTGAAAACCAACCCGTGGCTGTACTTAAGCGTGAAAACTCCCTCTGGCGTGTGGGGTGACGGCGTAATTTTCCTAGCCGGCAACGTCTGGGCCGCGGCCTCGGTGGTGGCCGCCGCCTCGTACTCCCTCCCGCCGAGGAAGACGGCAACAACCCTCGGCCTCGACTTGTGGTAAAACTCCGTCACGGCCCGCGCCGCCTCTGTCTTTAGTTCTAGAAAGTCGAAGTAGGGGTCGGCCCCCTCTCTGCCTATGGGCACCCCCTGGAAGGCGCGCTCGTTTACCACTGGGGCGGCGGCGGTGGGCGGCATATCCACAACCCCCCCTCTTCCAGAGGTATATTAAGAGGGAGAGGAAGTTGACGGCGGGCCAGTCCTCTGAGTGAAAGCCGGAGAGGGCGAGCACGACCTCGCCACCTTGGCCGTACACCACCGGGCCTCCTCCTAACAACATGGAGAGTAGGGAGCGTACATACCTGACGCATGTGGAGCTCGACGACAGTGCCTTGTAGGGGTGGAGGTAGTACATTGGCGTGGAGATAGAGCCTTCTATAAAAACGTGAAGTATATATTACCAACTCTCCACGTTTATATGCCTCGTAGGAAGAGCAAGGTGCCACTGGAGAGGGTATCCCTGAGGCTACCCTCCGAGTTGATAATGAGGATAGACCGGCTGGTGGAGAGAGGCCTTTTCAAGAGCCGCAGTCAGTTGATAAAACACGCCTTAAGAGAAATGCTGAAGGAGCCGAGGTTCCAAGAGGTGTTAAACGAAAAAGAGGACGACTTCCCCACTCTGAGAGGCAGATAAAGTAAATAAGGAAGTGCACAAGACCACCCATTGATGAAGGCAGGTGTGTGGCGAGTTGTGAGCGGTGGTGACAACACTGAATAAAAAACCTGCGCCGTAGGGACTTGACTTGAGCAACGGCGTCAAGGCACTTCAATATTTGCGTGTCTCTTGGCTAGCTCCGCCTCGTTTTTCCCCAGCCGCTTCATGAGGTCGGCTATTACGGCGTCTAGCACAACCATGGCGGTGTCTTCGAAAAGGGTGCCTAGGGGGGACAGCGGCTCGTGTATGCCTAGTATCTGGCGTGCGAAGTAGTCGTCCATCGAAGCCACCTTAGTCCTGCCCGGGACAAACACCACGATGTCCGCCAGCTTGCCGAGGGGCGAGTCGGGGTACGTGGTGATGGCCGCCACCTTGGCCTTCATCTTCTTAGCCGCCTCAGCTGCGGCGACGACTATCTGGGTGGTGCCGCTTCCCGAAATAGCCACCACCAAATCGCCCTCCTCCACCGATGGGGTAATCGTCTCGCCCAGCACGTAGGACCTCGCCCCTAGGTGTCTAAGCCTCATGGCGAAGGCCCTACCCACCAGTCCGCTCCTCCCCACGCCCACGACTAGAATCTTCTTGTTGAGCCTATACAATTCTTCTATTGTTTTTATAAATGTCTCAATTGCGTCTAGATTTAGCTTATCTAGCGATTGAAGTATAAAATTCGCAATTTCTAAATATGCCTTTTTAAAGTATTTAGTCACGAATCTTGAAAAAAGTCAATTTATAAATTTATTCTCTATACATCGACCTATCTCCAAAGAAGACCTCCAGCCGCCTGGGCTTTAGCTGAGATACTATGTAGTCAAACGCCGCCTTGGGGTCCGTGTGGTCGCCACAGGTATATACATCAACCGTCGCGAAGCCGTGCTCAGGCCACGTGTGTATAGATATGTGGCTCTCCGCCACCACTGCGAAGACCGTGAGCCCGCCGTTGGGCCCAAACCTGTACGAACCTATCGAAAGCAACATCGCATTAGCCACCTTCACAGCCTCTTTTACAATTGTAATCAGCGCCGCCTCGTCGCCAAGCACGTGAGAGTCGCATCCATATAGGTTGCCGTATACGTGCCTCCCCACTACTACCCTACCCCCCACGCCCCCCGCCATGAAACTCCCCGTACCACGCAATTTAAAAATTTAACCCCCAAAAACCCTTACACTACACGTTAGTACCTGCATACACCATACTTGTAAAACCAAAAAGACATCCAATAAGAAAATAAAGAAGAGACACCGACCCCCCTTGAGAAATATTTTTAGGCAACTGGCACCCTAACACTGATCACTTTAAAAACATAACTCGGTGAGAGGAACCGCGAGCGGAAAAACTGGAGAGGATTAAAAAGGAGATTTACCACTCTTCCTCTTCTTCCCACTCCTCTTCAAACTCCTCCCACAGCTCCTCTTCCTCCTCCCACTCCTCCTCTTCTCTGTACCAAATCGGCATAGACCCCCCGAAAAACTCTATTTATAAATTTAGCCTTCATAGCGTCTGTGGCGAGGAGGGCCTATGTACAAGGCTTGGCCCAGCGGCGGGTAAAGTACCGATTCGACATAGACCCGCCGGCCCCCATCAGGCAGTGGGTCTCTGAAAACTTGGAGAGAGTGGGGCACTTGTTGGAGGGCGAGTGGGGCGGCGTCTTCTGCCCCTCGGCGCAGTTGCCGGGGCTGGGTCTTTTGCTGATCGAGTGGATGGGGGGCCACCTGGCGGCTGATGTGTCCATCTGCGCCCCGGTGTCGCACCCCGCGCCGCCGCAGTTTGTATTCGACGTGCCGGTTGGGCGCGTTGACATATGCGTAGAGCCAATCGCCCCCGTCGGAAGGGCAGTTGAATACGTAAAAATATGTACCCCCACCGTGAAGATGCTGGGCAGGGTCACGCTCCGGAGGAGCTTCGGGGTTGTGAAGTATAGGGGGTTGCTGTTCGCCACCGAGATTAGGTACGGCGCCGATCAAAGGGGCGGGGTCCGCCTGGAGATCGCCCGGTACAGCTGTACCCAACACGACACGTGGGACGCCGTGAGGAAGCTAAAAAAGATCCTCAGCTCCAGGTATTGATGAGGTATGTGGCCGTTGTGTGCCCCCGGTGCGGCAAGGCGAGCGCCGCCAGGTTAGACGCAAAGAGGCACCAGTGCCCCTACTGCGGCTACGTGATGCAGGTGGAAAGCGCGTCTATCATCGCCGTGGGAAGCGCCAGGGCCGTGAGGGAGGCGGTTGTTAGACATAACACGCAATTAGGCTAAGGCAGTTAGTGAATAACATTATATAATTTCCAAGACCTACACCTTGCCAATGCATGTAGAGAAGTTCGCCTTGGGGGAGACTACATATAGGTACTTCCCGCTTAAGGCGCTTGAGAGGGAGGGATACGACGTGGCTCGCCTCCCCTACTCCATACGCGTCCTTCTAGAAAACGTCATGCGCAACCTCGACGGGCGCGACGTCACGAGAGAGCACTTGGAGAAGCTGGCCAGGTGGAATCCCAAGGCGCCTGAGGGGGAGGTGGCTATCAAGATCTCTAGGGTGGTTATGCAGGACTACACCGGCGTCCCCGCCGTGGTTGACCTCGCCACTATGCGGGACATAGCTGTGAAGATGGGCAAAGACCCCTCTCTTGTGAATCCGCAGGTCCCGGTGGACCTCATAATTGACCACTCTGTCCAGGTAGACTTCTGGGGATCGCACGAGGCGCTTAGGAGAAACCTCGAGCTCGAAATAACCCGCAACAGGGAGAGGTACCGCTTCCTAAAGTGGGCCCAGCAGGCCTTTAGAAACCTCAGAATCTTCCCGCCGGGCACAGGAATAATACACCAGGTAAATCTAGAATACCTGGCTAGGGTAGTGATGACCGACGGCGACTTGGCGTATTTCGAGACGCTGGTCGGCATGGACAGCCACACCACGATGATCAACGGCCTCGGCGTCGTGGGGTGGGGAGTGGGCGGGGTAGAGGCCGAGGCGGCGATGCTGGGGGAGCCCATCACGATTAGAGTGCCGAGGGTGGTGGGGGTCCACCTATACGGCGAGCCGAGGCCCGGCGTCACGGCAACAGACATCGTGCTGGCCGTGACGGAGTACCTGCGTAAGGTGAATGTAGTAGACGCCTTCGTTGAGTTCTTCGGCGAGGGGGTGAGAAAGCTCTCCGTCCCCGACCGCGCCACTATAGCCAACATGGCGCCGGAGTACGGCTCCACCACCGGCCTGTTCCCCGTCGACGAAAACACCCTCTCGTATCTAAGGGCAACCGGCAGGCCGGAGGACCTCGTCGCGTTGGTTAAGAGGTACTACGAGCTCCAGGGCGTCTTCGGCGGAGTGGAGGGCGCAGAGTACAGCCAGGTGGTGGAATTCGACCTATCCACGGTCGAGAGGAACGTGGCGGGCCCCACCCTCCCGTGGCAGAGGAGGAGCCTCGCCGAGGCGCCGAAGAGCTTCCTCACGTTCCTCCAGGAGAGGAAGAAGAGGACGCAGAGGAGGGCTGTGGAGATTGAGATAGACGGTAGACGTGTCGAGTTCGGAGATGGAGACGTGGCCATCGCCGCGATAACCAGCTGCACCAACACCAGCAACCCGTACCTCCTAGCCGCCGCGGGTCTCGTGGCCAAGAAGGCCTACGAACTCGGCATAAGGCCGCCCCCATACGTGAAGACCAGCTTCGCGCCGGGCTCCAGAGCCGTTGCGGAGCTGTTGGAGAGAAGCGGGTTGCAGAAATACCTAGATGAGCTGGGCTTCCAAGTCGTCGCCTTTGGGTGTACCACGTGTATTGGGAACTCCGGCCCCCTGCCCGAGCCCGTGGCCAAGGCGATTAAGGAGCACGACATACTCGCCGCGGCGGTGCTGTCGGGCAATAGGAACTTCGAGGCAAGGGTGCATCCAGACATCCGCGCCGCGTATCTCGCCTCGCCCCCGCTGGTGGTGGCCTACGCCATTGCGGGCACGGTGTTGAAAAACCTGGAGTCGGAGCCGCTCGCCTACGGCCAGGGGGGCAGGCCCGTGTATTTAAGAGATCTCTGGCCCACCCCCGAGGAGGTGAATAGGGTGGTGGAGGAGTGGCTAGACCCCAAGATGTATGTCGAAAAGTACAGCAAAGCTGGCGAGCTTGTTCCAGAGTGGCGGGCTCTGGAGGCGCCAAGCGGCCTCCTCTACAAGTGGGACCCGGGCGACACCTATATACAGCCGTCTCCCCTCTTTGAGGGCGAGGTAAAGGTCGGTGACATAAAGGGGGCGAGGCCGCTGTTGGTGCTTGGCGACAGCATTACGACGGACCACATATCGCCGGCGGGCAACATAACGACTGACAACCCCGCTGGGCAGTACCTCATGTCCCTCGGCGTTAAGCCCTCGGAGTTTAACACCTTCGGCGCCAGGAGGGGCAACTGGCATGTGATGGTACGGGGCACCTTCTCCAGCAAAGGCTACAAGAACAAAATCGGAAACCTAGACGGCGGCCTCACCATCAAGTTCCCAGAGGGGAAGGTCATGACCGTCTTCGAGGCGGCGGAGGCCTACAAAAAAGAGGGGACGCCCCTAGTCGTCCTGGCTGGGAAAAACTACGGCGCGGGGTCGAGCAGAGACTGGGCCGCCAAGGGCCCCAAGCTACTGGGCGTCAAGGCTGTGATAGCCGAGAGCTTCGAGAGAATCCACAGATCCAACCTAACCATGGTCGGCATAGTACCCATACAGCTACCCCAAGGCGTAACTGTCGACAGCCTCGGCCTAGAGGGCTCAGAGACGATAGACGTGGTGGGGCTCTCCGAAGGCCTGGCGCCCGGCAAGGAAGTCACGTTGAGAATCCACCGGAGGGACGGCCGCGTAGACGAGGTAAAGGCCAAGCTGGCGGTGTACACCTGGGCAGAGGTGGAGTATATCAAACACGGCGGCATACTGCCCTACGTCCTTCAGAAGTTGATGCAGAAAAGTAAATAGTTTTAAACCCAGCCCCGACGGCGTATATGCGCAGGGTACTCGTAGCCCTCCTTCTGTTGCTGGCGGTGGGCTACGTCGGCATAAACTTCGTTGGACTGCCTCCACTACTCGTAGCCGAAAACTTAGCACTAGCCGCGACGTACGCCGCACTGGGCGCGGCCCTCCTCCGTGGAGGAGGTAGAAAAATCCTCGGCGTTGTTCTTCTGGTCGCCTCGTTTAACGCCGGGAGAGTCTCCAGATCCATATGGTCGCCTGTCACGGGCTTCGGCGGCCTCCTCGCTGTGGAGCACATCCCGCTCCTCCTCTACCTAGTGGCCGTCTCTATACTCGCCCTAATACCCCTCGTCAGAGGGGGGTAATGGTGGAGTACATCAAACACGGCGGCATACTGCCCTACGTCCTTCAGAAGCTATCGCAGATCTCGACGCGCCGTCTCTCCGGCATGTGAGAACAACGCCGCTACATATTTGTAGGGGAGTTTTCTGGAAGTTTCGGCGGGGTCTATGGATAACTGGCTTTAAAACAGTACACTCAATTTACACGTGATATCAATATATAGACTATTGTTTGTTAAAACTTCTATTTATATATTTTTCCTTTTGACTGACTTAAAGAAGGCTGTTTGATTGTTTTTGTTTTTGTATAGTGGTCCGGTTATGTTCGCCGAGCTAAAGATTTATAGAGTTAAGGGGTTTCAACATGGCGGTCTTCACGCTGGGGCTTTCGCCGGCTGTTCCACTATAGAGACTTCGGGCTGGTTGTGGAGTGCTGGGCGGATCTGTGAGCGCCAAGGCACATGCTTCCGTAATTCAGCTGGCGGGGCACGTCCGAGGAAACTCGCCGAAACCCCCCACTCAACACAACGATGGCTGAGGCTGTGATAAATGAGTCACATTCAGCGCCGCTACCTCGGCGCATCCTACACTGGTATTACCACCTCTCTGTATATACCCACAGCTACAACTATGCGTGAAGGTCAAGCTTGTGAAGGTGGTAGATGGAGTTGGGCTGTACGAGGCGCCGCGCCACCTCGTCTACGCTGAGCCCCTCTACGTGGTGTACAAGGCCGGTGGGAAAGTCGACGCCGCCACCACGAAGGTGCTATACGACGGCGAGAGGTGGCTAATGCCCCTCCCCGCTGAGGAGGCCGAGGTTGAGCTGATCTACGTGGGATCTGTGGAGAGTCTGCGGGGGTAGAGTTCTGAAAGCCAGAACTCCAGTTCTAAAGCTGTGACTTCTCGCCACGGCCACGCCATTTGGGGCGATGCGGAGTAGCTGGCTGTACTCCCTCAAGCCAAATTTTTCAAGAACCGCCTCATCACTTCTAAACACCACCTTGGTGTTAGACAGCTGGAGAACCAGGGCATTTAAATCCTCAGGCATATGCGTGGCGAAGACCACGCCTATTCTACGCACGCGTCCAAGCCGCGTTATTCTGTTTATCATATCCTCCACAGCCTCCCTACTCAAATCCTCGCCGCTCTGCGGAAAATATTCATGAGCCTCGTCAATTAGAACAAAAGCCGGACGCGGGGCACCCCTCCTAAGCTCCTCATCCTTCACCTCCAGCAACTTTCTCAACAATCTATACACAACAATAGAAGCCGCCGTAGGCCTCTCTCTAAACAGATCTAAAAACACCACCACAGGCTCTGAGAATAGATCCCCGTAGCTCGGCTCTCCAAAAAATACACGACGCTTTCTCTCATGCATGCTCAAATCCCACCACACGTCAATTATCCCAGTATTCTTAAGGGATGTGAAACCCCTCACCACGCTATCTTTCTGGCTTTTGTGAATCTTAATCTCTTCTTCAAGTAATTTGTAAATTCGATGCAACGTCCCAACAACTGAATCTATATCTATACTGTTACGATGTCTAATCTTATTGATTATGAGTGTAACAATATCATCATACAGAAGAGCTATTCTAGGCGTGCCGAAAAAGGGGAAAAGGGTGGGGATTTCCCAAATGATGTCTTTCAGCTCTAGAGCCCATGGAATAAGCTTAATCTCCACTCCGTGGGGGAGGCGGATGGAAATCCACTTTACCCGGCCTCTATCTGCCTCGACTTCTACATCTTCAACTTCGTAGCCACCCCCCATAACTCTCTCCATGAAGAGCTTCCCCAGCCCGTAGCCCACCGCCTTGGAAAACAGAGTTTTGTCGGATACTGCGGATAGGTCGCCCGGCTCTTCCCCCTCTCCTAGAAATTCATTGGCGTATCTGATTAATGTTTCGCTTTCCCTGTGGAGAAAGCTCCGCGTCACTGGCCACACCACGGTGAGCCGGTTCAGGTGTCTGTACCTGGCGCCCTGCGCCGGTATTGTCAAGTGGATAAAGTCGCCTTGGAAATCAAAGGCAATCGGCGTAATTCCCAAATCCCAGTAGGCGGAGAGGGCAATGTTCTTTAGAAATGTCGTCTTCCCAGCCCCCGTCGTGCCCACGGCGAGGATGTGCATGAAAACCGCCTCGGGGGGCAACCTCACCTCCACATCCAACTCCTTGTTTATATACAGCTTGCCCAGCAGAACCCCCACCTGCGGAATTCCTAACATCTTAGCAACTACCTCGGAGGAGGGTATGTAGACACTGCTAAGCGGATCTATGGGAGAGGCTGGTTGTACCGGATCGCAGTTTTCAATAGAGGCGCATTCAGCTAAAGGCTCTAGCTCAATTACAGCCGGCGTGGAGAGGCCTTGGCTGTCTTCAATAGGCGCATCTAGGGCTCGTATTCCCAGCAACGCTGCAAGATGCTGACGTTTTATAGAAGACACCTGGGCTAAAACCAGCGATTTATGTACCCGCGTCTCAATTAAGAGGAGATCCCCCACCTTTATGAGGTGTTTCGCATATACGTCAAACGGTATCTCCACCGTTATTCTGTGTTGCGGCCCCACTGCAATCACCTCACTTGCTGAAACTACGCCAATTTTTTCACCCAGCATGACACTCCATCAAAGTGTCGTAGGTAAGGCTAACCCCCCTTGCCCTAAGTTTCCCACATACATATAGAAACATACGCCTGCTCTTCTCCTTGGCCAGCTTATCCACGACGGCGATGTGGTAGGGAAGCCAGAGACTTGTCCTGTACCTCAACAACGTGGGCAACGTCCTCTCTGCAACATCTGCGCGAAAGGCCTCAATTCTAAACTGCGCCCCCCAGCTGTACACATACCATAGGTACCTGTCGGGGAGGGAGGGGAGCTCCTTACTTTTAATTCTTTGTATAAACGGGCCGAAAACCACCACGTCTGTGACAGACCGGGCGTATATCTTACCCAGCTCAACCGTCGCAACCTGGTCGTTACAATTGCTAAGCGACACGCCGTGTTGCTCAAGCCACTCTCTAGCTCTACAAAGCTTCTTAGACTTTTCAAGCCTCTTCACAACCGCCACCGCTCTCCTCTCCCACAAAGCCTCCACTCTCATCATATCCAGCTCCACCAAACTTCTAAAGCCGTAGTAGAGGGGCCCGTCCACCAGCAACGTCTCATCTTTTGGCGTGAATTTAATTAGCGAAGTTTCCACAAGCTCTCTCACAATTCTACCCACCGTATCTCGATGCAGATCGCTAGTAAACCACTTGTCGATCCCCTGGATTCTGTAGCGCACAACCGCGATGTCCTCCAACTGTTTAAGCGTCTCCACGTCGTCTGACTGAATTGCGACATACTTGACGTCGACTGTGCCGGGAGCCTCAACAACTCTGTCATTGGCATACGCTACTCCAGCCGCTATAAAGAGGCGGAAGTAGGGGATGGAGACCATGCGGAGAGAGCCATCTACAGCGTACCCCACCTCCTCGCCGTTGCCCACGGGCCTAGACACGTCGGCCTTCGAGGCATCTATCTCGCCCAGCACCTCCTGCTCCTCCCCCTCAGATCGAGGTTTAAGAGGAGATCTAATACTCACAACGCGGTCCAGAAGCATTTCGAGACCTCTTAAAAAGTCCATCGTTTAAAATAACAATGTAATTTATATAACCGACGGTTAAATTCTAGATTTAAGTATTAAGGACTTGTGCGACGACGTTGACATCGCCGTGTTAAATGGTGACGCTAGAATAGAGGCGAGGGAGGTCGACTGCGAGAAGTGGGACGCGCCGAGTTGTGTAGAGGTGCTAGCTGTCTGCGCCTCCGCGGGGTGCGATGACGGCGCCGCGCCTGCGGTTTACTACAATGTAGATAGGGTAAAGAGGTGGGTGGAGAGACACATACGTAGCAACCTCGCCTACATCGCCAAGCACTGTCTTGGCGTGAAAGGCATCGCCTTCAGTTGCGACGAGGTTAGGCAGTTTATCGAAGTTGCCCAGACTGTGTGCAAAACCACAGAAGCCGCCGCCTTGAAAGTTTATATTTATAAAAGCTTATATTTATACAATTTAAAAAACAGGTAGCAAAATATGACGCGGGTAGCCGAGCTTGATAGCTGGCCGCTGTTTCCTTCGATTGAGATTTATAGTAAGATGCTAACTGAACTAAAACACTACGAGACAGAAGATAGACTTAGTAATTTATAAAATCTAGAAAAATTAAATAAAATAGTTAAAAAACTTGATGAAGTGAAGGACCAACTTGATGAAGTATTAAAATACTACTTGTTATACGGAGGGACTGCTTGGGGGATAGAACTTACCGCCCGGTGCCTTTCAAATGAAGAGCCGCCTCACGTAGCAGGGCCCGCCGTCGGCGGCCACCATTCAGACAAAAGAGAGTCAAAGCTTTGTCAGGAGCCTCCCGTTGCCTTTTTTGACACAATTGATGAAATTTTGGAAGACGCAAGAGAGTACGGGGTGAGGCCGGAGGTGGTTAAGGCGGTGTTATACTCAGCGGCTGAGAGGGTGTTTGAAAAAGGTCTTGAAGTAGGCGACAAATACGAGGAAGTGAGGAACTTGGCTCAAGACATAGCAAACGTCAAGGTAGAGACTAACGACGTTGAAACAGCGATTGAGTACTTGAGAAAGAGCCACATCTTATTTACTATAAGAATGAAGAAACTAAGCAAAAGCCCAAAAGAAGAGGGAGGTAGAGATTCTAAATCTGATTCCCCTTTCAAAATAGTCTTCTCCGACCCCCGCTACGCCTTGGGGGCATATATGCACTACCAGCATACACTATATGGAACGACGTACGTAGACGCATATTATAAGGTAAAGGATGAGATAATGGGACAGCTTGATAAGAGTGCACATTATCTTGAATCTATATTTCTTGCCAATGTGGCGTTGGGTGTGTATGCCTTAGTCACCGGTCATGATAGGCCTGATAGAGGCCATCTTCCTGATAAATTTGTGAAATACCTTAAGAACGGCTGGGAGATAGACGCGTATGTGACTATAAAGCGGAGGGATGGGCCGATTAGCTTCTTGGCTGAGTTTTCTATTAACTATGACAGAAGTCACGTAGAGAAGTGTAGTGAGGCGGCTAACCGCTTGAATACTTACTGTATCTACGCCGTGTACAGAGGGGGCGAGGTGAGGTTGGAAGGTAAAGTCTTAACCACGCCTCTTTCTCTCTTCTTTGCACTTTTGTAACGCCGTTCTAAGCGGCTTCGCCTCTCTGAGGCGACGCGCCACCTGGTGCCTCGGTGGAGTTGCACCTCGGCTCAAGAGTTTATAAAAAGAGGGAGCTTTCTAAACAGCCGCGTATAAGCTGTCTGTGCTTTCGTTCAGTTAAAGATCTAAAAAGCGGGACGTGGGCTATCAACATATCTGAGGCATATTCACGGCGTTGATATTAACGTCGTCAAAAGACTCCGGGTTTGCCCTCATTTGGCGGCGACGCGTGTGGAGGCGCCGATGCCGCCGGTTGCGCCTCGTCGCAGATATGCGCCGCGGCCATTCCCCGATGTGAGAAACTCCAGACTAAACCACCGCGCCTCCGCAGACCCACGGCCGTGAGCCGTATACGGCTGTGTACACAGTCCCTGCCGGGGCCCGTCGGCACCGCGACAGCCGCTGCAGTCCACCTTCCGCACAGGCCAGCGAGCCAGCCGCCGCATGTCGGCAGCCACGCCTCTGCCCCCATGGAACAGCATTAACAACACGCCTGCAACGGACAGGCACCCTCTCTGTACACATAATATAGTAAGTTGAAATATTTATTACGTCTTATATTACATGAAACCGTGGTTGTGGATTACTTTCAGCGCTTCAACGAAGAGTTGGTTAAGAAGTTGCTGGAGGGCTTCCCGTGGCGGGTTGTAGATGTGGTGGGCCCGCCCCGCTCCGGCAAGTCGTACTTTATAGAAAACTACTCGTCGAAGCTGAGGGAGGCCGGCCGCGACGTTGAGCTAAGAGAGCGGACGGCGACTAGCAGGGACGAGCTGGGCGAGGCCTATGCAGGCGGGGGGCCGTATAGGCTTGTTTACTGCATCCCGTGGGATCGCGCAAAGGATTACGCCAGCGACGACGCAAAGAGGGCTGTCGAGCTAATCAAACGGCATTTTACGCCGGTGGAGTACCTCGGC
The sequence above is drawn from the Pyrobaculum ferrireducens genome and encodes:
- a CDS encoding ATP-binding protein: MLGEKIGVVSASEVIAVGPQHRITVEIPFDVYAKHLIKVGDLLLIETRVHKSLVLAQVSSIKRQHLAALLGIRALDAPIEDSQGLSTPAVIELEPLAECASIENCDPVQPASPIDPLSSVYIPSSEVVAKMLGIPQVGVLLGKLYINKELDVEVRLPPEAVFMHILAVGTTGAGKTTFLKNIALSAYWDLGITPIAFDFQGDFIHLTIPAQGARYRHLNRLTVVWPVTRSFLHRESETLIRYANEFLGEGEEPGDLSAVSDKTLFSKAVGYGLGKLFMERVMGGGYEVEDVEVEADRGRVKWISIRLPHGVEIKLIPWALELKDIIWEIPTLFPFFGTPRIALLYDDIVTLIINKIRHRNSIDIDSVVGTLHRIYKLLEEEIKIHKSQKDSVVRGFTSLKNTGIIDVWWDLSMHERKRRVFFGEPSYGDLFSEPVVVFLDLFRERPTAASIVVYRLLRKLLEVKDEELRRGAPRPAFVLIDEAHEYFPQSGEDLSREAVEDMINRITRLGRVRRIGVVFATHMPEDLNALVLQLSNTKVVFRSDEAVLEKFGLREYSQLLRIAPNGVAVARSHSFRTGVLAFRTLPPQTLHRSHVDQLNLGLLSGEGH
- the hxlB gene encoding 6-phospho-3-hexuloisomerase, producing the protein MTKYFKKAYLEIANFILQSLDKLNLDAIETFIKTIEELYRLNKKILVVGVGRSGLVGRAFAMRLRHLGARSYVLGETITPSVEEGDLVVAISGSGTTQIVVAAAEAAKKMKAKVAAITTYPDSPLGKLADIVVFVPGRTKVASMDDYFARQILGIHEPLSPLGTLFEDTAMVVLDAVIADLMKRLGKNEAELAKRHANIEVP
- the acnA gene encoding aconitate hydratase AcnA, translating into MHVEKFALGETTYRYFPLKALEREGYDVARLPYSIRVLLENVMRNLDGRDVTREHLEKLARWNPKAPEGEVAIKISRVVMQDYTGVPAVVDLATMRDIAVKMGKDPSLVNPQVPVDLIIDHSVQVDFWGSHEALRRNLELEITRNRERYRFLKWAQQAFRNLRIFPPGTGIIHQVNLEYLARVVMTDGDLAYFETLVGMDSHTTMINGLGVVGWGVGGVEAEAAMLGEPITIRVPRVVGVHLYGEPRPGVTATDIVLAVTEYLRKVNVVDAFVEFFGEGVRKLSVPDRATIANMAPEYGSTTGLFPVDENTLSYLRATGRPEDLVALVKRYYELQGVFGGVEGAEYSQVVEFDLSTVERNVAGPTLPWQRRSLAEAPKSFLTFLQERKKRTQRRAVEIEIDGRRVEFGDGDVAIAAITSCTNTSNPYLLAAAGLVAKKAYELGIRPPPYVKTSFAPGSRAVAELLERSGLQKYLDELGFQVVAFGCTTCIGNSGPLPEPVAKAIKEHDILAAAVLSGNRNFEARVHPDIRAAYLASPPLVVAYAIAGTVLKNLESEPLAYGQGGRPVYLRDLWPTPEEVNRVVEEWLDPKMYVEKYSKAGELVPEWRALEAPSGLLYKWDPGDTYIQPSPLFEGEVKVGDIKGARPLLVLGDSITTDHISPAGNITTDNPAGQYLMSLGVKPSEFNTFGARRGNWHVMVRGTFSSKGYKNKIGNLDGGLTIKFPEGKVMTVFEAAEAYKKEGTPLVVLAGKNYGAGSSRDWAAKGPKLLGVKAVIAESFERIHRSNLTMVGIVPIQLPQGVTVDSLGLEGSETIDVVGLSEGLAPGKEVTLRIHRRDGRVDEVKAKLAVYTWAEVEYIKHGGILPYVLQKLMQKSK
- the speD gene encoding adenosylmethionine decarboxylase, encoding MAGGVGGRVVVGRHVYGNLYGCDSHVLGDEAALITIVKEAVKVANAMLLSIGSYRFGPNGGLTVFAVVAESHISIHTWPEHGFATVDVYTCGDHTDPKAAFDYIVSQLKPRRLEVFFGDRSMYRE
- a CDS encoding ribbon-helix-helix domain-containing protein, which encodes MPRRKSKVPLERVSLRLPSELIMRIDRLVERGLFKSRSQLIKHALREMLKEPRFQEVLNEKEDDFPTLRGR
- a CDS encoding DNA double-strand break repair nuclease NurA, which translates into the protein MDFLRGLEMLLDRVVSIRSPLKPRSEGEEQEVLGEIDASKADVSRPVGNGEEVGYAVDGSLRMVSIPYFRLFIAAGVAYANDRVVEAPGTVDVKYVAIQSDDVETLKQLEDIAVVRYRIQGIDKWFTSDLHRDTVGRIVRELVETSLIKFTPKDETLLVDGPLYYGFRSLVELDMMRVEALWERRAVAVVKRLEKSKKLCRAREWLEQHGVSLSNCNDQVATVELGKIYARSVTDVVVFGPFIQRIKSKELPSLPDRYLWYVYSWGAQFRIEAFRADVAERTLPTLLRYRTSLWLPYHIAVVDKLAKEKSRRMFLYVCGKLRARGVSLTYDTLMECHAG